From Vitis vinifera cultivar Pinot Noir 40024 chromosome 14, ASM3070453v1, a single genomic window includes:
- the LOC100257620 gene encoding metalloendoproteinase 2-MMP: protein MQNPTECSILSLDLVMAPKLSSMLSLIILLFLFLSPISSHATSSPSPNGEKPSPFGFIKGLQGCHKGDEVNGIQKLKKYLEQFGYLSYSRSKNQTHADDDDFDDLLESAIKTYQANYHLEATGDLDSETVSEMVKPRCGVADIINGTNWMLSGKKRQYHGHGHGHGSLRTVAHYSFFPGSPRWPPSKTYLTYAFLPGTPNWAMSPVSRAYGRWDSATHFTFGWIQDYTSADMTISFHRLDHGDGSPFDGPGGTIAHAFAPTNGRFHYDGDETWSIGAVPNAMDLETVALHEIGHLLGLGHSSVQNAIMFPSISTGVTKGLHEDDIQGIRALYNR from the coding sequence ATGCAAAATCCAACAGAGTGCTCTATCTTGTCTCTGGATTTAGTTATGGCACCTAAACTTTCATCCATGTTGTCATTAATCATACTCCTCTTTCTCTTCCTGTCACCCATCTCATCTCATGCAACATCGTCGCCCTCACCAAATGGTGAAAAACCATCACCATTTGGGTTTATCAAGGGTCTTCAGGGATGTCACAAGGGGGACGAGGTAAACGGCATCCAAAAGCTCAAGAAATACCTTGAACAGTTTGGTTACTTGAGCTATAGCCGTTCCAAAAACCAAACCCATGCCGACGATGATGATTTTGATGATCTTTTAGAGTCTGCCATCAAAACCTATCAGGCCAATTACCATCTCGAGGCCACTGGAGATTTGGATTCTGAAACAGTGTCAGAGATGGTGAAGCCTCGCTGTGGTGTAGCAGATATCATCAATGGCACAAACTGGATGCTGTCGGGAAAGAAAAGGCAGTACCATGGCCATGGCCATGGCCATGGCTCCCTCCGTACAGTAGCTCACTATTCCTTCTTCCCAGGATCCCCAAGATGGCCACCTTCCAAGACCTATCTCACCTATGCATTTCTCCCCGGCACCCCAAACTGGGCCATGAGCCCTGTGTCGCGAGCATACGGCCGATGGGATTCTGCAACACACTTCACATTTGGGTGGATTCAAGACTACACAAGCGCCGACATGACAATTAGTTTTCATAGGCTTGATCATGGAGATGGTTCCCCATTTGATGGCCCTGGTGGAACCATAGCTCATGCTTTTGCCCCAACCAATGGAAGATTTCATTATGATGGGGATGAAACATGGTCAATAGGTGCAGTTCCTAATGCAATGGACTTGGAGACTGTGGCCTTGCATGAAATAGGTCATCTTCTAGGACTTGGGCATAGTTCAGTTCAGAATGCAATCATGTTTCCCTCCATTAGCACTGGAGTGACTAAGGGTTTGCATGAGGATGACATTCAAGGAATTAGAGCTCTCTACAACCGTTGA
- the LOC100257851 gene encoding metalloendoproteinase 2-MMP, giving the protein MAPKLSSMLSLIILLFLFPFLSSSHATLSPSPKGERPSPFEFIKDLQGCHKGDKVEGIHKLKKYLGQFGYLSYSHSKYHTHANDDDFDDLVESAIKTYQTNYHLNATGSLDSETVSQMVKPRCGAADIINGTNWMRSGKKGHHHGHGSLRTVAHYSFFSGSPRWPPSKTYLTYAFLPGTPSWAMSPVSRAFGQWDSATHFTFGSIQDHTSADMTISFHRLDHGDGYPFDGPGGTIAHAFAPTNGRFHYDGDETWSIGAVPNAMDLETVALHEIGHLLGLGHSSVQNAIMFPSISSGVTKGLHEDDIQGISALYNR; this is encoded by the coding sequence ATGGCGCCTAAACTTTCTTCTATGTTGTCATTAATCATACTCCTCTTTCTCTTCCCGTTTCTTAGCTCATCTCATGCAACATTGTCACCCTCACCTAAGGGTGAAAGACCATCACCTTTTGAGTTTATCAAGGATCTTCAGGGATGCCACAAGGGAGACAAAGTAGAAGGTATCCATAAGCTCAAGAAATATCTTGGACAGTTTGGTTACCTGAGCTATAGCCATTCCAAATACCATACCCACGCCAACGATGATGATTTTGATGATCTTGTAGAGTCCGCCATCAAAACCTACCAGACCAATTACCATCTCAATGCCACTGGAAGTTTGGATTCTGAAACAGTGTCGCAGATGGTGAAGCCTCGCTGTGGTGCAGCAGATATCATCAATGGCACAAACTGGATGCGTTCGGGAAAGAAAGGGCATCACCATGGCCATGGCTCCCTCCGTACAGTAGCTCACTATTCCTTCTTCTCAGGATCCCCAAGATGGCCACCTTCCAAGACCTATCTCACATATGCATTTCTCCCAGGCACCCCAAGCTGGGCCATGAGCCCCGTGTCGCGAGCATTCGGCCAGTGGGATTCTGCAACACACTTCACATTTGGGTCGATTCAAGACCACACAAGCGCCGACATGACAATTAGTTTTCATAGGCTTGATCATGGAGATGGTTACCCATTTGATGGCCCTGGTGGAACCATAGCTCATGCTTTTGCCCCAACCAATGGAAGATTTCATTATGATGGGGATGAAACATGGTCAATAGGTGCAGTTCCTAATGCAATGGACTTGGAGACTGTGGCCTTGCATGAAATAGGTCATCTTCTAGGACTTGGGCATAGTTCAGTTCAGAATGCAATCATGTTTCCCTCCATTAGCTCTGGAGTGACTAAGGGTTTGCATGAGGATGACATTCAAGGAATTAGTGCTCTCTACAACCGTTGA
- the LOC100262740 gene encoding uncharacterized protein LOC100262740 produces the protein MGFFTLVLAGVGFILIGMWESLLSSSQTPKLDQSSITPGTRPGRKYPYSSPLTFFSIALLSFFFICNSLYSLIDAVNSKDRVGSPLQLQVLATAFLFLLYAVLGLLMKFTDSIPLPSSFLSLICLFAFAEEFLLFYLQRKDTVGIENRYFDMMLVPITICLFSTVLELKSPKSNLPRLARGIGLILHGTWFLQMGISFFSSWMVHGCSLYEKSRGNYTVRCKGHPEYHRGRAIATLQFNFHLAFLVVLVVAAFSIISRRNGGQGGSEQYRPIGAETHSLDLTGQFSLASDDDEIKGEESMEKQKPAAIEMGANGHGSH, from the coding sequence ATGGGATTCTTCACTCTTGTCTTAGCAGGAGTTGGTTTCATACTCATTGGCATGTGGGAATCCCTCCTTTCATCCTCTCAAACCCCGAAACTCGACCAATCTTCAATCACTCCGGGAACGAGACCCGGAAGAAAATACCCATATTCTTCGCCTCTAACCTTCTTCTCAATTGCCCTTTTatcgtttttcttcatttgtaACTCTCTGTATTCGTTAATCGATGCGGTCAATTCGAAGGACAGGGTCGGGTCGCCGCTGCAATTGCAGGTGCTGGCAACTGCCTTCCTTTTTCTCCTGTACGCTGTTCTCGGGCTTTTGATGAAGTTCACGGATTCAATCCCGTTGCCCTCGTCATTCCTCAGTTTAATCTGTCTTTTCGCCTTTGCGGAAGAGTTTTTGTTGTTTTACCTTCAAAGAAAGGACACAGTTGGAATCGAAAACCGTTACTTTGATATGATGCTTGTTCCGATCACAATTTGTCTTTTCTCGACGGTTCTTGAATTGAAATCGCCAAAATCGAATTTGCCTCGATTGGCTCGAGGGATTGGGTTGATTTTGCACGGGACGTGGTTTCTGCAAATGGGTATTTCCTTTTTTTCGAGTTGGATGGTTCATGGATGCAGTTTGTATGAAAAGAGCAGAGGGAATTATACAGTGAGGTGTAAGGGACACCCTGAGTATCACAGAGGTAGAGCCATTGCGACGCTTCAGTTTAATTTTCATCTTGCTTTTCTTGTGGTTTTGGTTGTTGCTGCGTTCTCAATTATTAGTCGGCGGAACGGGGGCCAAGGAGGTTCTGAGCAGTATAGGCCAATCGGTGCAGAAACGCATTCATTGGATCTTACAGGACAATTCTCTCTTGCTTCTGATGATGATGAGATTAAAGGAGAGGAGAGTATGGAAAAGCAGAAGCCTGCTGCAATTGAAATGGGGGCAAATGGTCATGGGTCGCATTAA
- the LOC100262981 gene encoding metalloendoproteinase 2-MMP — MQNPTSALLSLNSVMAPKPSPMFSFILLSVFLFLFLLPISSHETLSPSPNGEKPSPFGFIKDLQGCNKRDKVKGIHKLKKYLEQFGYLSYNSHSKNQIRTDDDDYFDDLLESAIKSYQTNYHLKATGKLDSETVSEMMRSRCGVADIVNGTSWMQSSKKRHDQGHGSLHTVSHYQFFPGSPRWPTSNNAHLTYAFLPGTPDEAKIPVSRAFGKWASATSFTFAQTEDHRNANLTISFHSLLHGDWNPFDGPGGTIAHAYAPTDGRFHYDADEEWSVGAVPGALDVETVALHEIGHLLGLGHSSVREAIMFPSISTGVTKGLHRDDIEGIRALYNA, encoded by the coding sequence ATGCAAAATCCAACTTCAGCTCTCTTATCTCTAAACTCAGTTATGGCACCTAAACCTTCTCCCATGTTCTCATTCATTCTTCTCTCtgtctttctctttctcttccttcttcctATCTCATCTCATGAGACATTGTCACCTTCACCAAATGGTGAAAAGCCATCGCCATTTGGGTTCATCAAGGATCTACAGGGATGCAACAAGAGAGACAAAGTAAAAGGCATTCATAAGCTCAAGAAGTATCTCGAACAGTTTGGATATTTGAGCTATAATAGCCATTCCAAAAACCAAATCCGCACTGATGATGATGACTACTTCGATGATCTCTTAGAGTCCGCCATCAAATCCTACCAGACCAATTACCATCTCAAGGCCACTGGAAAGTTGGATTCTGAAACAGTGTCAGAGATGATGAGGTCGCGCTGTGGGGTTGCGGATATCGTGAATGGGACAAGCTGGATGCAGTCCTCAAAGAAAAGGCACGATCAAGGCCATGGCTCACTCCACACAGTCTCCCACTACCAATTCTTCCCTGGATCGCCAAGATGGCCAACTTCCAATAATGCCCACCTCACCTACGCATTTCTCCCAGGCACCCCAGATGAGGCCAAGATCCCTGTGTCTCGGGCATTTGGCAAATGGGCTTCTGCAACAAGCTTCACATTTGCGCAGACTGAAGACCACAGAAACGCCAACCTGACAATTAGTTTTCATAGTCTTTTGCATGGAGACTGGAACCCATTTGATGGCCCTGGTGGAACCATAGCTCATGCTTACGCCCCGACTGATGGAAGGTTTCATTATGACGCGGATGAAGAATGGTCGGTTGGTGCAGTTCCTGGTGCATTGGACGTGGAGACTGTTGCCTTGCATGAAATAGGTCATCTTCTTGGACTTGGTCATAGTTCTGTTCGAGAGGCTATCATGTTTCCTTCCATTTCTACTGGAGTGACCAAGGGTTTGCATAGGGATGACATTGAAGGAATTAGAGCCTTATACAACGCCTAA